One Solanum lycopersicum chromosome 2, SLM_r2.1 genomic region harbors:
- the LOC101259506 gene encoding uncharacterized protein isoform X2 yields MAVISGSELKSSNTKRSVKKRKQKTGPDAVDGKSCHQCRQKTTAFVVGCKNKQKDKLCGINICHKCLSNRYGENAMELSLLEDWKCPKCRGICNCSLCMKKRGFPPTGQLVSTAKATGYSSVSDMLQFTGIENIDQIKVLKDKSGSRKKIKVSNNEEIIVSSENSEKETCIEEMTGINVNSSALSKSPSDKQSAGCKKKKASVKPEGTLSKDNVVNELDGPNDGENQPKKLMQGQPKSEFDSKRGDSESVEETLSEESQDFRKNKEKRSLKEGSLKDNIIENNDPFALTPLPQGTAVTAIGDTDLQQGDVGNALQFLEFCMVFGKILDINKGQAEAVLRDILQGRSTRRGKCSVTIQFLSSLLSFLKEEEEEKSSAETLIEGKNSCYADIKMLILKSPSVARTMRLDSLSNDVEEFEYLNPSEKLKMLTFICDEVLGTVKIRDWIDDQNSNFAEKAKEAKEKVVAAKNEEKRLKEKMQNEIAQAIIAKNGALLSLSEHEAIFSEIKRELAEAHVSLVESKNTYSKCNKRSEAVRTEPFFSGTDGKVYWTLKCYGDKSVLLCQDVGTGDIAGSDEKWSAFDAEQKEIIEKHINSLRVKRRVRTPKVQKKLQSQENEATPQDLTDITGTSMEECNEELMNGLLT; encoded by the exons ATGGCTGTGATTTCAGGTTCTGAGCTGAAGAGCAGTAATACGAAGAGATCTGtgaaaaaaagaaagcaaaaaacTGGCCCGGATGCTGTAGATGGCAAGTCATGTCATCAG TGCCGCCAAAAGACTACTGCTTTTGTGGTTGGGTGTAAGAACAAGCAAAAAGATAAGCTCTGTGGAATTAATATTTGTCATAAATGCCTATCAAACAG GTATGGTGAGAATGCAATGGAATTATCACTTTTGGAGGATTGGAAATGCCCAAAATGTAGAGGCATTTGTAACTGCAGTCTTTGCAT GAAGAAACGGGGTTTCCCACCCACTGGTCAACTTGTGAGCACAGCAAAGGCAACTGGATATTCTTCTGTTTCAGATATGCTGCAGTTTACTGGGAttgaaaatattgatcaaatcaAAGTTCTGAAAGACAAGAGCGGCTCACggaaaaagataaaagtttcaAACAAT GAGGAAATCATAGTTTCTTCAGAAAATAGCGAGAAGGAAACTTGTATTGAAGAGATGACTGGCATAAATGTGAATTCTTCTGCCTTGTCAAAAAGTCCCAGTGATAAGCAATCTGCGGgatgtaaaaagaaaaaggctAGTGTAAAGCCTGAGGGCACATTGTCGAAGGATAATGTAgtgaatgaacttgatggtcCAAATGATGGTGAAAACCAACCAAAAAAGTTGATGCAAGGACAGCCAAAATCAGAATTTGACAGCAAGAGAGGCGATTCTGAATCAGTGGAAGAAACTCTATCAGAAGAGTCTCAAGATTtcagaaagaacaaggagaaaAGATCTCTCAAGGAAGGTTCTCTGAAAGATAAcattattgaaaataatgatCCTTTTGCCTTGACTCCATTGCCCCAGGGAACTGCTGTGACAGCTATTGGTGACACTGATTTACAGCAAGGAGATGTTGGGAATGCTTTACAATTTTTAGAGTTTTGTATGGTTTTCGGAAAG ATACTAGACATCAATAAGGGGCAAGCAGAGGCTGTTCTCAGAGATATATTGCAGGGGAGAAGTACGCGACGTGGAAAATGTTCTGTGACGATACAGTTTCTTAGTAGCTTACTATCTTTCCTGAAAGAGGAGGAAGAGGAAAa atctTCAGCAGAAACCTTGATAGAAGGGAAAAACTCATGTTATGCTGATATCAAAATGTTGATCTTGAAATCCCCCAGTGTTGCAAGAACCATGAGATTAGATTCTTTGAGTAATGATGTTGAAGAATTTGAGTACTTGAATCCCTCAGAAAAGCTGAAGATGTTAACTTTTATCTGCGACGAAGTTCTTGGAACTGT AAAGATAAGGGACTGGATTGATGATCAAAACTCAAACTTTGCTGAAAAGGCAAAggaagcaaaagaaaaagttgtTGCTGCAAAAAATGAG GAGAAGCGCCTGAAGGAGAAAATGCAGAATGAGATAGCTCAAGCCATTATTGCGAAGAATGGTGCTCTACTCTCATTATCAGAACATGAAGCAATTTTTTCTGAAATTAAACGTGAATTAGCAGAAGCTCATGTTTCTTTGGTGGAGTCAAAGAACACCTACTCCAAGT GTAATAAAAGATCTGAAGCTGTTAGGACGGAGCCTTTCTTTTCAGGCACTGATGGTAAAGTGTATTGGACACTAAAATGCTACGGTGACAAATCCGTTCTTTTATGTCAAG ATGTGGGGACTGGTGATATTGCTGGATCAGATGAAAAATGGTCTGCTTTTGACGCTGAACAGAAAGAAATCATTGAGAAGCACATTAATTCTTTAAG GGTAAAAAGGAGGGTTAGAACTCCCAAGGTGCAGAAGAAACTTCAATCTCAGGAGAATGAAGCTACCCCTCAAGATCTTACTGATATTACTGGCACTTCCATGGAGGAATGTAATGAAGAGCTGATGAATGGTCTTCTTACCTGA
- the LOC101259506 gene encoding uncharacterized protein isoform X1: MAVISGSELKSSNTKRSVKKRKQKTGPDAVDGKSCHQCRQKTTAFVVGCKNKQKDKLCGINICHKCLSNRYGENAMELSLLEDWKCPKCRGICNCSLCMKKRGFPPTGQLVSTAKATGYSSVSDMLQFTGIENIDQIKVLKDKSGSRKKIKVSNNEEIIVSSENSEKETCIEEMTGINVNSSALSKSPSDKQSAGCKKKKASVKPEGTLSKDNVVNELDGPNDGENQPKKLMQGQPKSEFDSKRGDSESVEETLSEESQDFRKNKEKRSLKEGSLKDNIIENNDPFALTPLPQGTAVTAIGDTDLQQGDVGNALQFLEFCMVFGKILDINKGQAEAVLRDILQGRSTRRGKCSVTIQFLSSLLSFLKEEEEEKSSAETLIEGKNSCYADIKMLILKSPSVARTMRLDSLSNDVEEFEYLNPSEKLKMLTFICDEVLGTVKIRDWIDDQNSNFAEKAKEAKEKVVAAKNEEKRLKEKMQNEIAQAIIAKNGALLSLSEHEAIFSEIKRELAEAHVSLVESKNTYSKCNKRSEAVRTEPFFSGTDGKVYWTLKCYGDKSVLLCQDVGTGDIAGSDEKWSAFDAEQKEIIEKHINSLSRRVKRRVRTPKVQKKLQSQENEATPQDLTDITGTSMEECNEELMNGLLT; this comes from the exons ATGGCTGTGATTTCAGGTTCTGAGCTGAAGAGCAGTAATACGAAGAGATCTGtgaaaaaaagaaagcaaaaaacTGGCCCGGATGCTGTAGATGGCAAGTCATGTCATCAG TGCCGCCAAAAGACTACTGCTTTTGTGGTTGGGTGTAAGAACAAGCAAAAAGATAAGCTCTGTGGAATTAATATTTGTCATAAATGCCTATCAAACAG GTATGGTGAGAATGCAATGGAATTATCACTTTTGGAGGATTGGAAATGCCCAAAATGTAGAGGCATTTGTAACTGCAGTCTTTGCAT GAAGAAACGGGGTTTCCCACCCACTGGTCAACTTGTGAGCACAGCAAAGGCAACTGGATATTCTTCTGTTTCAGATATGCTGCAGTTTACTGGGAttgaaaatattgatcaaatcaAAGTTCTGAAAGACAAGAGCGGCTCACggaaaaagataaaagtttcaAACAAT GAGGAAATCATAGTTTCTTCAGAAAATAGCGAGAAGGAAACTTGTATTGAAGAGATGACTGGCATAAATGTGAATTCTTCTGCCTTGTCAAAAAGTCCCAGTGATAAGCAATCTGCGGgatgtaaaaagaaaaaggctAGTGTAAAGCCTGAGGGCACATTGTCGAAGGATAATGTAgtgaatgaacttgatggtcCAAATGATGGTGAAAACCAACCAAAAAAGTTGATGCAAGGACAGCCAAAATCAGAATTTGACAGCAAGAGAGGCGATTCTGAATCAGTGGAAGAAACTCTATCAGAAGAGTCTCAAGATTtcagaaagaacaaggagaaaAGATCTCTCAAGGAAGGTTCTCTGAAAGATAAcattattgaaaataatgatCCTTTTGCCTTGACTCCATTGCCCCAGGGAACTGCTGTGACAGCTATTGGTGACACTGATTTACAGCAAGGAGATGTTGGGAATGCTTTACAATTTTTAGAGTTTTGTATGGTTTTCGGAAAG ATACTAGACATCAATAAGGGGCAAGCAGAGGCTGTTCTCAGAGATATATTGCAGGGGAGAAGTACGCGACGTGGAAAATGTTCTGTGACGATACAGTTTCTTAGTAGCTTACTATCTTTCCTGAAAGAGGAGGAAGAGGAAAa atctTCAGCAGAAACCTTGATAGAAGGGAAAAACTCATGTTATGCTGATATCAAAATGTTGATCTTGAAATCCCCCAGTGTTGCAAGAACCATGAGATTAGATTCTTTGAGTAATGATGTTGAAGAATTTGAGTACTTGAATCCCTCAGAAAAGCTGAAGATGTTAACTTTTATCTGCGACGAAGTTCTTGGAACTGT AAAGATAAGGGACTGGATTGATGATCAAAACTCAAACTTTGCTGAAAAGGCAAAggaagcaaaagaaaaagttgtTGCTGCAAAAAATGAG GAGAAGCGCCTGAAGGAGAAAATGCAGAATGAGATAGCTCAAGCCATTATTGCGAAGAATGGTGCTCTACTCTCATTATCAGAACATGAAGCAATTTTTTCTGAAATTAAACGTGAATTAGCAGAAGCTCATGTTTCTTTGGTGGAGTCAAAGAACACCTACTCCAAGT GTAATAAAAGATCTGAAGCTGTTAGGACGGAGCCTTTCTTTTCAGGCACTGATGGTAAAGTGTATTGGACACTAAAATGCTACGGTGACAAATCCGTTCTTTTATGTCAAG ATGTGGGGACTGGTGATATTGCTGGATCAGATGAAAAATGGTCTGCTTTTGACGCTGAACAGAAAGAAATCATTGAGAAGCACATTAATTCTTTAAG TCGCAGGGTAAAAAGGAGGGTTAGAACTCCCAAGGTGCAGAAGAAACTTCAATCTCAGGAGAATGAAGCTACCCCTCAAGATCTTACTGATATTACTGGCACTTCCATGGAGGAATGTAATGAAGAGCTGATGAATGGTCTTCTTACCTGA